The following proteins are co-located in the Chryseobacterium daecheongense genome:
- a CDS encoding glycoside hydrolase family 3 protein, translated as MNKIVCTSLFIFLSISSKIAAQYIPKGISQSDVSKANQWVNQTYKSLSQDEKLGQLFIVALYTNKGEDYINQVRNIVTRDKIGGLILMQDDAAREISLVNEFQQKSKVPLMIGMDAEWGLYQRIAAAHKFPWAMTLGAIQDKNLIYQMSSKIAEDCKRMGINWDFAPVVDVNTNPNNPIIGNRSFGSEVDNVISSAIAYSNGLQDNNILAAIKHFPGHGDTSTDSHLDLPVVPHQLERLNAVELAPFKALMTKGIGGVMVAHLYVPTLESGKGIPASVSKNIITGLLKEKLGYKGLIITDALNMGAVANKYKPGELDALAFKAGNDIMLFSQGVSEGKKLIQKAIDNGEVPQSRVEESVKKILLTKYYLGLDKYNPKNPENINNDLNNDSHKLLVQNLYSNALTLLKDEQKLLPITGKQVYYVPLEEAPYQTFANQLGSNIILKKADEISTIPPNSIVIAGLHKDNATAYKPYKISGESKKILADLTKNQKVILNVFGSAYALKDIDISKISTVLVSYENNDDSMIATANALLGKTKVQGRLPVLVNDQLKAGMGLDLNPATASETKVNSTIFTTSKQ; from the coding sequence ATGAACAAAATAGTTTGCACTTCTCTATTCATATTCTTATCTATCAGTTCAAAAATCGCTGCCCAGTATATACCAAAGGGCATTTCACAGTCTGATGTAAGTAAAGCAAACCAGTGGGTTAATCAAACATACAAATCGCTTTCCCAGGATGAAAAATTAGGACAGCTTTTCATTGTTGCTCTTTATACCAACAAAGGCGAGGATTATATCAACCAGGTAAGAAATATTGTCACCCGTGATAAGATCGGTGGATTGATTCTGATGCAGGATGATGCAGCAAGAGAAATATCTCTGGTAAATGAGTTTCAGCAAAAATCTAAAGTTCCGTTGATGATCGGAATGGATGCTGAATGGGGATTATATCAGAGAATCGCAGCGGCTCACAAATTTCCGTGGGCGATGACTTTAGGAGCCATACAGGATAAAAATCTTATTTACCAGATGTCCTCTAAAATTGCCGAAGACTGTAAGAGGATGGGAATCAATTGGGATTTTGCCCCGGTAGTTGATGTGAATACAAATCCTAATAACCCAATCATTGGAAACAGAAGCTTTGGTTCAGAGGTAGATAATGTCATCAGCTCTGCAATAGCATATTCTAATGGATTACAGGACAACAACATACTAGCAGCCATTAAGCATTTCCCTGGCCATGGGGACACCAGTACAGATTCACATCTGGATCTTCCTGTAGTTCCTCACCAACTCGAAAGGCTGAATGCTGTTGAATTGGCACCTTTTAAGGCTCTTATGACTAAAGGTATCGGTGGAGTAATGGTAGCTCACTTATATGTGCCAACGTTAGAATCGGGAAAAGGAATTCCTGCTTCGGTTTCCAAAAATATTATCACCGGACTTTTAAAAGAGAAGTTAGGGTATAAAGGCCTCATTATTACGGACGCACTCAATATGGGTGCAGTAGCCAATAAATATAAGCCCGGGGAATTAGATGCATTAGCCTTTAAAGCAGGTAATGATATTATGCTTTTCTCGCAGGGAGTGTCTGAAGGAAAAAAATTAATTCAGAAGGCTATTGACAATGGAGAAGTTCCACAATCAAGAGTTGAAGAAAGTGTAAAAAAAATATTACTGACCAAATATTATTTAGGGCTGGATAAATACAATCCCAAAAATCCTGAAAACATTAATAACGACCTGAATAATGATTCTCACAAACTTTTGGTTCAGAATCTTTATTCTAATGCACTTACCCTATTAAAAGATGAGCAAAAGCTACTTCCCATTACCGGAAAACAAGTGTATTATGTTCCTTTAGAGGAAGCTCCTTATCAGACGTTTGCCAATCAGCTAGGTTCAAATATCATTCTTAAAAAAGCTGACGAAATCAGTACAATTCCACCTAATTCTATAGTTATTGCAGGACTTCATAAGGATAATGCAACAGCATATAAACCATATAAAATTTCCGGAGAATCTAAAAAGATTCTTGCTGATTTAACTAAAAATCAAAAAGTTATTTTAAATGTATTTGGAAGTGCTTACGCTTTAAAAGATATCGATATTTCAAAAATTTCCACGGTTCTTGTTTCTTATGAAAACAATGATGATTCCATGATTGCAACAGCTAATGCGCTATTGGGAAAGACAAAGGTCCAGGGAAGACTTCCGGTACTTGTTAATGATCAACTAAAAGCAGGAATGGGGCTCGATTTGAATCCTGCAACTGCTTCTGAAACAAAAGTGAATTCAACTATATTTACAACATCAAAACAATAA
- the ribA gene encoding GTP cyclohydrolase II: protein MIKIQAEANVPTEHGTFRMIAFSENENDWMPHMAIIAENTDFSKPVNVRFHSECITGEVFHSKKCECGQQLDAAMKYIHENGGVIVYLRQEGRNIGIINKLKAYSLQEKGFDTVEANLKLGLPADDRNFNVAIEILNVLEIKDINLLTNNPEKVKYVTESNIHLNSRVPLQIPANDISRGYLKTKKDYFGHLLDDNDN from the coding sequence ATGATTAAAATTCAAGCGGAAGCAAACGTTCCAACGGAACACGGAACTTTCCGAATGATCGCTTTCTCTGAAAACGAAAATGACTGGATGCCTCATATGGCTATTATCGCTGAAAATACAGATTTTTCAAAACCAGTTAATGTACGTTTCCACTCAGAATGTATTACCGGTGAAGTTTTCCATTCAAAAAAATGTGAATGTGGGCAGCAATTAGATGCAGCCATGAAATATATCCATGAAAATGGAGGAGTTATTGTTTACCTTCGTCAGGAAGGAAGAAACATTGGAATAATAAATAAGTTAAAGGCTTATTCTTTACAGGAAAAAGGATTTGATACAGTAGAAGCTAATTTAAAACTTGGACTTCCTGCAGATGACAGAAACTTCAATGTAGCCATTGAAATTTTAAATGTGCTGGAAATTAAAGATATCAATCTTCTGACCAATAACCCTGAAAAAGTAAAATATGTTACGGAAAGTAACATCCACCTTAATTCGAGGGTTCCTTTGCAAATACCCGCGAATGATATCAGCAGAGGTTATTTAAAAACAAAGAAAGATTATTTTGGTCATCTTCTGGATGACAATGATAATTAA
- a CDS encoding DUF4254 domain-containing protein — MNFTETAWKVFNQSIEDYHVFDDVNHLINNPFEKDSLERILYAKNWIDTVQWHLEDIIRDENIDPVEALQLKRTIDASNQKRTDLVEFIDSWFLDKFKNTTPKPHAKINTETPAWAVDRLSILALKVYHMSLEANRESASEEHRLNCQAKLDVLLIQKEDLSTSINQLLTDIENGDVKMKVYKQMKMYNDESLNPILYQKGQQK, encoded by the coding sequence ATGAATTTCACTGAGACTGCATGGAAAGTCTTCAATCAATCTATTGAAGACTACCACGTATTTGATGACGTTAACCATCTAATTAATAATCCTTTCGAAAAAGACAGTTTGGAACGAATTTTGTACGCAAAGAACTGGATTGATACCGTTCAATGGCATTTGGAAGATATTATAAGAGATGAGAACATAGATCCGGTTGAAGCTCTTCAATTAAAGAGAACAATAGACGCCTCTAATCAGAAAAGAACTGATCTGGTGGAATTTATTGACAGCTGGTTTCTTGATAAATTTAAAAATACAACTCCTAAACCTCATGCAAAGATAAACACAGAAACACCCGCTTGGGCTGTAGACAGATTATCAATACTTGCGTTAAAGGTTTATCATATGTCATTAGAAGCAAACAGAGAATCTGCTTCAGAAGAACATCGATTAAATTGCCAGGCAAAATTAGATGTACTTCTCATACAGAAAGAGGATCTGTCGACTTCTATTAATCAGTTGCTTACTGATATTGAAAACGGTGATGTTAAGATGAAAGTATACAAACAAATGAAAATGTATAATGATGAAAGTCTTAACCCAATCCTTTATCAAAAGGGGCAACAAAAATGA
- a CDS encoding twin-arginine translocase TatA/TatE family subunit: protein METLTILALSWQHILIVAILLVLLFGGKKIPELMRGVGSGIKEFKDAVKEEDKNPTENKNSSTNNPSSN, encoded by the coding sequence ATGGAAACATTAACAATACTTGCCTTATCATGGCAGCATATCCTTATCGTAGCAATTCTGCTTGTTTTACTTTTTGGAGGTAAAAAAATTCCGGAATTAATGAGAGGTGTTGGATCAGGGATCAAAGAATTCAAAGACGCAGTAAAGGAAGAAGATAAAAATCCTACTGAAAATAAAAATTCTTCGACGAACAATCCTTCAAGCAACTAA
- a CDS encoding peptidoglycan DD-metalloendopeptidase family protein — MIKKFSFLIGILLFGLHNGQQNKEQLQKQNAELKKQITQINSDLAKTRNESKLSIAYLNNINKKLTLREKVYNNTQKEKRFIEDDIYLRQLEINRQNKELAVLRKNYAEVLVNAYKNKGVQNKVTFILSAKNLGEAIRRVQYLKEYSDYQDKKAAEITDAANQIKKTIAQRQKSVADKQQLLIDQQKDLATINVERAQKEQLVEDFKKNESKLTAELKQKQVQSKALEGQIRSIIAEEIRIAKAEEEARRKAEAEKIRLAKIAAEREKARIEAENRARAEALERERKLAEAEAKRAEELAAKRAEEERKRTEEAARAEANARDEARKIAAAKASSEANARAKEAASKLAAAKAAEAALEKRKDDEKKAAETKAMTNFGVSTAAGNNFAENRGKLGFPVDKGQITHRFGRQPHPVFKNITEENNGIKISVPSGTRAKSVFPGSVSSVLANSDGTKTVMLKHGNYFTIYSNLGSVNVSKGQQVSAGTIVGTVGQDFDGSYTLDFQVWNGTTPVDPLGWVSY, encoded by the coding sequence ATGATTAAAAAATTTAGCTTTTTAATAGGTATTTTATTGTTCGGATTGCACAATGGGCAACAAAATAAAGAACAATTGCAGAAGCAAAATGCTGAACTTAAAAAACAAATCACACAAATAAATTCAGATCTCGCTAAAACAAGAAACGAATCTAAACTCTCCATAGCTTATCTTAATAATATCAACAAAAAATTAACCCTAAGAGAAAAAGTTTACAACAACACTCAAAAGGAAAAAAGATTTATAGAAGATGATATTTATCTTCGTCAACTGGAGATCAACCGTCAAAATAAAGAATTGGCGGTACTTAGAAAAAATTACGCAGAAGTTTTAGTGAATGCTTATAAAAACAAGGGAGTACAAAACAAAGTAACCTTTATTCTTTCTGCTAAAAACCTGGGAGAAGCTATTCGTAGAGTTCAATATCTTAAAGAATATTCGGACTATCAGGATAAAAAAGCGGCTGAAATTACAGACGCTGCAAATCAGATCAAAAAAACAATTGCCCAAAGACAAAAATCGGTTGCAGATAAGCAACAACTTTTGATAGATCAACAAAAAGATCTGGCTACTATTAATGTGGAAAGAGCTCAGAAAGAGCAGCTTGTTGAGGATTTTAAGAAAAATGAATCGAAATTAACTGCTGAATTAAAACAAAAACAAGTTCAATCTAAAGCTCTTGAAGGGCAGATCAGAAGCATCATTGCAGAAGAAATCAGAATAGCAAAAGCGGAAGAAGAAGCCAGAAGAAAGGCTGAAGCTGAGAAAATCCGTTTAGCTAAAATTGCAGCGGAAAGAGAAAAAGCAAGAATAGAAGCTGAAAATAGAGCAAGAGCAGAAGCACTTGAAAGAGAAAGAAAATTAGCTGAAGCTGAAGCTAAAAGAGCCGAGGAGCTAGCCGCAAAAAGAGCTGAAGAGGAAAGAAAACGTACAGAAGAAGCAGCTAGAGCAGAGGCTAATGCAAGGGATGAAGCTCGGAAAATAGCCGCAGCAAAAGCTTCTTCGGAAGCCAATGCAAGGGCAAAAGAAGCAGCCAGCAAACTGGCAGCCGCAAAAGCAGCTGAGGCCGCATTAGAAAAGAGAAAAGACGACGAGAAAAAAGCAGCAGAAACCAAAGCGATGACGAATTTTGGAGTTTCTACTGCAGCAGGCAATAATTTTGCTGAAAACAGAGGAAAGCTAGGCTTCCCTGTTGACAAAGGCCAGATCACCCATCGTTTCGGAAGACAACCACACCCTGTTTTTAAAAATATTACAGAAGAGAATAACGGAATTAAAATCTCCGTACCATCGGGTACACGGGCAAAATCAGTATTCCCGGGATCTGTATCTTCAGTTCTGGCTAACAGTGACGGAACCAAAACGGTAATGCTGAAACACGGAAATTATTTTACGATTTATTCAAATCTGGGAAGTGTCAATGTTTCTAAAGGCCAGCAGGTTTCCGCAGGCACCATTGTAGGTACTGTAGGACAAGACTTTGATGGGTCTTATACCCTTGATTTCCAAGTATGGAACGGAACTACACCTGTTGATCCATTAGGGTGGGTTTCTTATTAA
- a CDS encoding DUF4292 domain-containing protein, translating into MKNWIPLVLLLLILSSCKTRNVSKSGNGGIKDSTVVENNNNPKDAGEPVRDKLTFFEHVIIPPQFEQIKINSKVNVETGNFVPTLDATIYIEKNKKVWMNLSVLFINAARGIATPEGVKGFDRTSKSYIDSDFEYLNHLLNVNFIDYQSLEKILLGRTFVKVNDSQFILTKNAQGYQLVSSVNQKIVTDEKTREYKISLQYDDNYDLLNVQLKDVLSPDQLEISYSNWAEYNEIRLPKNVKIIIKGSKTSQILLENTKFDFSKMEVAYSVPANYKKIEIK; encoded by the coding sequence ATGAAAAATTGGATCCCATTAGTTTTATTACTTCTTATCTTGTCATCCTGTAAAACACGGAACGTTTCCAAAAGTGGCAACGGTGGAATTAAGGACAGCACAGTTGTGGAGAATAACAACAATCCAAAAGATGCAGGAGAACCGGTAAGGGATAAACTTACATTTTTCGAGCATGTAATAATCCCTCCTCAATTCGAACAGATTAAAATTAACAGCAAAGTTAACGTAGAAACAGGAAATTTCGTTCCTACCCTGGATGCAACGATCTATATTGAGAAAAATAAAAAAGTATGGATGAATTTATCTGTATTATTTATAAATGCTGCCAGAGGAATAGCTACTCCGGAAGGAGTAAAGGGATTTGACCGGACAAGTAAATCCTATATCGATTCTGACTTTGAATATCTGAACCATCTCTTAAATGTAAATTTCATTGATTATCAATCCCTGGAAAAAATACTTCTTGGACGAACTTTCGTAAAAGTTAACGATTCTCAGTTCATCCTTACAAAAAATGCGCAGGGTTATCAGTTGGTTTCGTCTGTGAATCAAAAGATTGTTACTGATGAAAAAACGAGAGAGTATAAAATCTCATTACAATATGATGATAATTATGATCTGCTGAACGTTCAGTTAAAGGATGTTTTATCTCCGGACCAATTAGAAATTTCTTATAGCAATTGGGCTGAATATAATGAAATTCGTCTACCAAAAAATGTTAAAATAATTATAAAAGGTTCAAAAACAAGCCAGATTTTATTAGAAAATACGAAATTTGATTTTTCGAAGATGGAAGTGGCCTATTCAGTCCCAGCCAATTATAAGAAAATTGAAATTAAATGA
- a CDS encoding sugar phosphate nucleotidyltransferase, producing MKIIVPMAGRGSRLRPHTLTVPKPLIPIAGKPIVQRLVEDIAKVAGEEIEEVAFIIGDFGPEIEKSLIHIAEKLGAKGSIYYQNDPLGTAHAIKCAEDSMQGNVVIAFADTLFRADFQLDKNSDGVIWVKSVEDPSAFGVVKLDNYGFITDFVEKPTTFVSDLAIIGIYYFNSAEKLMDEINYIMDNDIKNGGEYQLTTALENLRAKGAKFTLGKVNDWMDCGNKNATVETNSKILAYEREEMSQYPSSAVIENSLIIQPCFIGENVKISNSKVGPGVSLGNNTIIVNSNIENSLIQENTRINHGNLSNSMIGNSAQYFGVAREISLGDYSVLDFLSK from the coding sequence ATGAAAATTATCGTTCCAATGGCTGGACGTGGTTCCAGATTACGTCCACATACACTAACCGTTCCAAAACCTTTGATTCCCATTGCCGGAAAACCAATTGTACAAAGGCTTGTAGAAGACATTGCTAAAGTTGCCGGTGAAGAAATTGAAGAAGTAGCCTTTATTATCGGAGATTTTGGCCCTGAAATTGAAAAATCCCTGATCCATATTGCAGAAAAACTAGGTGCAAAAGGAAGCATATATTATCAAAATGACCCTTTGGGAACGGCTCATGCCATTAAATGTGCGGAAGACTCTATGCAGGGCAATGTAGTTATCGCGTTTGCTGATACTCTTTTCCGTGCGGACTTCCAGCTTGATAAGAATTCAGATGGTGTTATCTGGGTGAAAAGTGTAGAAGATCCTTCTGCATTTGGTGTTGTGAAATTAGACAATTATGGTTTTATTACAGATTTTGTTGAGAAGCCAACAACTTTTGTATCCGACCTTGCCATTATAGGTATTTATTACTTTAACAGTGCTGAGAAGTTAATGGATGAAATCAATTATATCATGGATAATGATATAAAAAATGGAGGAGAATATCAGTTAACAACTGCATTGGAAAACTTAAGAGCAAAAGGTGCCAAATTCACTTTAGGAAAAGTAAATGACTGGATGGATTGTGGAAACAAAAATGCTACGGTAGAAACCAATAGCAAAATTCTTGCTTACGAAAGAGAAGAGATGTCTCAATATCCATCTTCGGCCGTTATCGAAAACTCGCTGATTATCCAGCCTTGCTTTATCGGTGAAAATGTAAAAATTTCGAATTCTAAGGTAGGTCCCGGGGTTTCATTGGGTAACAATACTATTATTGTAAATTCTAATATTGAAAATTCGTTGATCCAGGAAAACACAAGAATCAACCATGGAAACCTGTCTAATTCTATGATTGGTAATTCAGCACAGTATTTTGGAGTTGCCAGAGAAATTTCTTTGGGTGATTATTCTGTTTTAGATTTTCTATCTAAATAG
- a CDS encoding oligosaccharide flippase family protein produces MKKLLNETIIYGIGAIMPRVIVVLLNYLFIKHINVNDFAIFTNLYALISFVNIVLSFGFETAYFRFSSNKNDEQKVFNTSFWFLATLSLVFLILVLLFNQPIADVFGYSKTPEFIRWFAWIAFFDNLLVIPLAWLRFHNKPIKYAAVRVIQAVFQSIFVIALFLYIPETISSKFGLREKVTYPFYSNLVASFLGFLLVFPIILKLKFQFSKGLFLQMIKYSWPIMIAGLAFMVNENFDKFIQKFIIDDSSAGAYGGCYKMAVLMTLFVTAYRMGIEPFFFKQMQNENAKLTYAKVTEYFSFFASIVALGIIANVSWIKLLLVPNSSYWIAINIIPIIVIANLFFGIYYNLSTWYKVTDRTRVGTYISWTGAILTIVLNLVLLPKYGFMVSAWVTLAAYFTMMVLSYFLGQKYYPIPYRMKKIAFFILLLGVFSYIIANVSDYNFWIGNLLFLFYTGILLYTEKNMLLARMRKN; encoded by the coding sequence TTGAAAAAACTTCTTAACGAAACTATTATCTATGGAATAGGGGCAATTATGCCGAGAGTGATTGTAGTATTGCTGAATTATTTATTCATTAAGCATATTAATGTTAATGATTTTGCCATCTTCACCAATCTGTATGCATTAATTTCTTTTGTTAATATTGTTCTTTCTTTCGGCTTCGAAACGGCTTACTTCAGATTTTCCTCCAACAAGAATGACGAGCAAAAAGTCTTTAATACCTCTTTTTGGTTTTTAGCCACTTTATCTCTTGTCTTCCTTATCTTAGTATTGCTTTTCAACCAGCCTATCGCCGATGTTTTTGGCTATTCAAAGACTCCTGAATTTATACGATGGTTTGCATGGATTGCTTTTTTTGACAATCTTCTTGTCATTCCTCTGGCATGGCTGAGGTTCCATAACAAACCAATAAAATATGCTGCTGTAAGGGTAATTCAGGCAGTATTTCAAAGTATTTTTGTAATTGCTTTATTTTTATACATTCCTGAAACAATCAGCTCCAAATTTGGGCTACGGGAAAAAGTAACTTATCCGTTTTATAGTAATTTAGTCGCAAGCTTTTTGGGATTTCTTCTGGTTTTTCCCATTATTCTGAAGCTTAAATTCCAATTTTCAAAAGGTCTTTTCCTTCAGATGATCAAATATTCCTGGCCGATAATGATTGCTGGTCTTGCATTTATGGTGAATGAAAATTTTGATAAATTTATTCAAAAATTCATTATTGATGACAGCTCAGCAGGAGCCTATGGGGGATGCTACAAGATGGCGGTACTCATGACGCTGTTTGTAACGGCATACAGAATGGGGATCGAACCATTTTTCTTCAAACAAATGCAAAATGAAAATGCAAAACTAACCTATGCGAAAGTAACTGAATATTTTTCTTTTTTTGCCTCCATCGTTGCATTGGGAATCATTGCGAATGTATCATGGATAAAGCTTCTTCTGGTTCCCAATAGTTCTTATTGGATCGCCATCAACATTATCCCTATTATTGTAATTGCGAACTTGTTTTTCGGAATATATTATAACCTTTCAACCTGGTATAAAGTAACAGACAGAACCCGGGTAGGAACATATATTTCATGGACAGGCGCTATTCTTACTATTGTTTTGAATCTTGTGCTTTTGCCTAAATATGGCTTTATGGTTTCGGCATGGGTAACGTTAGCTGCTTATTTTACCATGATGGTACTATCTTATTTCCTGGGCCAAAAATATTATCCTATCCCCTACCGAATGAAAAAAATCGCGTTTTTCATATTACTTTTGGGAGTTTTCAGTTATATCATAGCAAATGTATCCGACTATAACTTCTGGATCGGAAACCTATTGTTTTTGTTCTACACAGGAATTCTATTATATACTGAGAAAAATATGTTATTAGCAAGAATGAGAAAAAACTAA
- a CDS encoding dihydroorotase, with amino-acid sequence MRTLIKNATIVNEGKIFESDILIEDDLISKIQPHISDEADQIIDGSGKYLLPGVIDDQVHFREPGLTHKGDIESESRAAIAGGITSFIDQPNTVPNAVTQELLADKYEIGSQKAYANYGFMMGGTNDNLEEVLKTNPRNVPGIKLFLGSSTGNMLVDNPETLENIFSNTKMLIAVHCEDEATIRANTQKYIEQYGEDIPVKFHHLIRSEEACYKSSSKAIELAEKTGARLHVFHLSTAIETALFRNDIPLKDKKITAEVCVHHLTFTNDDYETRGGLIKWNPAVKTQKDKDGLWEALLDGRIDVIATDHAPHTWEEKQNVYTKCPSGAPLVQHSLNVMLENFRNGKISLEKIVEKMSHNPAILFRIEKRGFIREGYKADLVLVDLNENWTVNKENILYKCGWSPLEGMNFHSKITQTFVNGNLVFDNGKIADEKFGERLLFEVEE; translated from the coding sequence ATGAGGACCCTTATCAAAAATGCTACTATCGTAAATGAAGGAAAAATCTTTGAAAGCGATATTTTAATTGAAGACGATTTAATTTCTAAAATACAACCCCATATTTCTGATGAAGCAGATCAGATTATTGACGGCTCCGGAAAATATCTTTTACCAGGGGTGATTGATGATCAGGTGCATTTTCGTGAACCGGGGTTAACTCATAAAGGAGATATTGAAAGTGAATCGAGAGCAGCAATTGCAGGTGGGATTACCAGTTTTATTGATCAGCCGAATACTGTACCTAACGCTGTAACGCAGGAATTGTTGGCGGATAAATATGAAATAGGATCCCAAAAAGCATACGCTAATTACGGATTTATGATGGGAGGGACTAATGATAATCTTGAAGAGGTGCTTAAAACCAATCCGAGAAATGTTCCGGGAATCAAGTTATTCTTAGGTTCTTCTACAGGGAATATGCTGGTTGATAATCCTGAAACCCTTGAAAATATTTTCAGCAATACAAAAATGCTGATTGCTGTTCACTGTGAAGATGAAGCAACGATAAGAGCAAATACCCAGAAATACATAGAACAATATGGAGAAGATATTCCTGTTAAGTTTCATCATCTCATCAGAAGTGAAGAAGCTTGTTATAAATCTTCCTCCAAAGCCATCGAATTAGCAGAAAAAACAGGAGCGAGACTCCATGTTTTCCATCTGTCAACAGCTATAGAGACAGCCTTGTTCAGAAATGACATTCCTTTAAAAGATAAAAAGATCACCGCGGAAGTTTGTGTACACCATTTAACATTTACCAACGATGATTATGAAACAAGAGGAGGTCTAATTAAATGGAATCCGGCAGTAAAGACTCAGAAGGACAAAGACGGACTTTGGGAAGCTCTTTTAGATGGTAGAATTGATGTAATTGCTACCGATCATGCTCCTCATACCTGGGAAGAAAAACAAAATGTTTATACAAAATGTCCATCCGGAGCACCGTTGGTTCAGCATTCATTAAATGTAATGCTGGAAAATTTCAGGAATGGGAAAATTTCTCTGGAAAAAATCGTTGAAAAGATGTCCCATAATCCCGCAATTCTTTTCAGAATAGAGAAAAGAGGTTTTATAAGAGAAGGATATAAAGCAGATTTGGTTTTGGTGGATTTAAATGAAAACTGGACAGTAAATAAAGAAAACATTCTTTATAAATGTGGTTGGAGTCCTTTAGAAGGTATGAATTTTCATTCTAAAATTACCCAGACATTTGTCAATGGGAATCTTGTATTCGATAATGGAAAAATTGCTGACGAAAAATTTGGTGAGCGATTACTTTTTGAAGTTGAGGAGTAA